The Syngnathus typhle isolate RoL2023-S1 ecotype Sweden linkage group LG14, RoL_Styp_1.0, whole genome shotgun sequence genome segment GGCGAGAGCGCACATTGCGGCTGCTGGGCTGCTTTGCATTCGATTGAAAAGCTTTGCTGCTGTTGCGTCTGCACGACCTGCTGACATTTTACTACTTTGATGGAAACTAATTTGCTTCATCTGACCACTAATTCCTGTTTCAGTTTATCGTTGGGCCTGAAGAAGTGATGAAGAGGCCGTCGTGTTCATCGCGACCGACCGATGGGCACTCGCGGACGCTGCGGACAGCTGGTGGACACCAAACAAAAGTCGGGAACaagttgattttgtttttctttagttttgtttttctcattgTGACAAGATGCCGGTGACGTCGTTGATAGCGCCACGCAATCGCTCCTGCGTGCGTTTGTAAATGGAAATTTGACCTCCTTGGAGATTAGCATGCAACATCTCTGTTAGGACGTCAGTTTAAGCGTATCAGCTGCCCGTTTTCTGTTGCAACGTGCATGTGATGAGGTCCTCCCGCCGCGTGCGTGACTCAAGCAATTAGCACTCCTGATTTTCACGGTGGCagttattgattgtgtgattgtcatGAATGTGTTGCTTCCCAACATCTAACTTTAACGTCGCTGCAATAGGACGACTCAGAAAACCATCTCGTCTCAGTTCACTCTGTCATCTAATGGAAGAGCATTTCATGTCATCGTTTTGAAAAATACAAAGCTTTCATGCACAGGTTTCAATAAATCGAAGACACAAGAAAGGAAAGCATTGAATGATTAAATCTAAGTTTGCTCATATTGACAAATGAAAAGGTCAGAAGACTTCCCAACGTGTCTGACGTCTTCAAGGATTCGGAACgtttacaaaaaatatttttccccccccatgcaataaaattataatggGCGTCAATTGCACGCAGACTGTATATAAATCTAACTCGTTTGCTGACTCGGGTTGTGTGCCAGCTAGGCCAACCCAAATCCAGTTGTTCAAGCACAACGAGTAGTAGGAAGCGCCTCGACAGGCCTCGCTGGAATTTGGCTCAACATGTCCGAACACGCACAAAACTCGTTCACCTTGTCTGCTCCTCCTTCCGCTTCCGATTCTTCCGCTTTCTATTAGACTTTCATCAGACAACTTGACATAGCACTGACCATCTGTCATTGTTTAACACATTAGGTATAATAACATCTACAACTacaaacagacaaaaacaaaaaaaagacatccaCAAAACCAGGAGAGAAAAAAACTAATTACAGGGCAAGTCCATCTTATATCCTAAGAGTATACAGCCAGAGCAAGCATCTTACAGAAACAGCCTTTCAATAAATGAGGTCAGTTTTACAGCATTCTTTGTGTTAATAAGTTTTAACAAAATGTTGTAGGATTTCAGATCCTTCTTCCAATGCAGAATGTTGGATTTTGCTTTAAGGAGGTGGCATTTGTGTATACATTGTTTGgccaacaaaataataaaaaatcaaatttaccgttatgaaaaattatttttcatCAGAGATAGTAAGAGTAACAAACAAGCCCATTGATGAAAGTCAAGCCAAAACCTTTGTACAGACTCACACCAAGACCATTTGTCCATCTTCACCCCTGAAGCTCCAGAAATGCTGAAATATTTCTGCAATTGCTAGTCGAAAATCGTCCGTGCTGCACCAAGTTTCTAGACCTCTCAAGTGCAAGAAGAAGGTGCTGTTTATCAGCGCTAACTAAAGGTGCAGTCAAAACACACTAAAGGTGcagtcaaaacacacaaaaggttCTTTGCACTTGGAGTTTCCGCCACTAATGTGTTTTGATCGGGCGCTTTCTAGAAGGACAAACCAAGGTTTGTCTTTGGGACCTGATTTGGACTATTGTTGCCATAGTCAAAACCTTAAATGGTGTCACTGATGTCACGTTGTACTTGCTATTTGCTGGCCAGTCCAGGGCCAGTTGATAGTCGAGATTCGCTCCGGGCTTTCGGGCTTGCCTCTCTGCAGTacttttcttctcctcctcctcctcgtcttttcACCCTTCACATTGCTCCACTTTTTCCATTTTTCAGCTCAGGAAAAAAAGTATATCTGTTTCTGTCTGGCCCTCCCCTTCCACGTGACGTTTTGCATCGATTCATTACAACTTGCAATGAAATGAAGTGCTCGAATCGCAACACTCCCAACTGCTTTGATGTCGTCCCTCAGAACATGtaaaaattcagaaaaatatattttttaaatatatcagTGTAcacttttgttttaattgaggagcttggtttatttttgttgcttTGTGTCACAAGCCCAAATAGAAATTACAGGAAAGAGTAAGATACGCTCAAAGGAAGTGAGGAAAAGAACTGTTGAGCAGCTGTTCAGAGCCGGTCGCCGCTGTCTTTTCAGTCGTTTATTTAAGAGACAAATGCAAAATCACAGGCCGAGCACGGGCTCCTGACGCCAATCGAACCCACGCCCTCTTTTAACTCAAAGGGTAACCAATACAAAACTATTTCCTATCATTCACGTTTTTTACGTTCACATATTTTACAATGCTTTATGTATTAGAACTGCAACAAAAATGTGATTGCTGAAAAtcaatgagtaaaaaaaattaGGTTTGAATTTGAAGTTTGCTCATAAAACTAATTCAAATGTAAGTACCACTACGTGGGAAATCGGCGCAACAATTTGGACACCATTTTTTCTGacgaaaataatgaaataagaaACCTTGTCCAAACTTGATTGGTCGTCTTGTACTACCGATTTTTGACGTGGCGACTAAAGTATGCTACCCCCTGCTGTACGACTGGAAAAGGCTGGAAGCCCCATTGACGCCAGCACAGCTCAATGTTGATGTGACTTACGTACCGATATAGAGTTTGCTCCGCTTTACCTTGGTCACCATATTGTCAATTAACTTTCAATGTTGGAGTTTATCGCGTAAAATCAAGGCAAGGTCGTTCATGAATACGGGCTCCTTCTGGTACAGGATTTCCTTCGCCCCGAAGTTCCCACCCACGACCAAGTTTGCTGTTGATTGACGACGGCGTCGACCACTCACCCTACGCAAAGCGTCAGCCTTATGTTCGCTTCAGCAGACCGGCCAGTAACGAGCCGCTGGACAAAGCTTTAACGCCACACGGGCGAGGCGGGTGGACATCTTGGTGAGGGACCGAGCAATAGTCACAGCCGCCATCTTGGTGAGGGAAATAAAGCAACAAGCCATCGACTGTCGTCGTTTGTTAGCAAACAAAATTTTGCCGAATTAACAACCATATATTTCCACAGTTTCCACACGATATTTTCTCCTTCTTGTGAGGTTTTGTGGACACTTGATGCTCAGTCTGTCGTGTCTTACCATAGCTTCTCCGGTACACCCCCGCCCTCACGCCTGTCCTACTTTTTCCTCGCACATGCGCgcgcgcgtacacacacacgtatacgcacacagacactcacgcacgcacacatgcgcgcacacacaaacgcttATTGTGAAATACTATTTCCAAATACAACTCGAGGCAACCCATTTAAGCACCACAGTAGAACCACGCTCGCAATACGATTTGAGACCACAGTAGTCTGGTTTGGTTAGTGTTGCAGCACGTTACATGAGTAACGAAGTCGTCAGCAAAAGTGTTAGTTGCCGTACAGCTTGCAGTGGAGGCGCAGTGGGATTTCTTGGGCGGCCTGAGACGTGTTCTTGTTTCTTCTCGTGTCATCTTGTCGGTGAGGGCATGTGACTCAAAAAGTCGTTATTTCGCAAATCAAGTTGCAACAAtcgaaacaaaaaacacacttgAATTTGCATACATGCAAAAATGCGCCCACGTCGAGCCATAAACCTCATCGTAGTGTGAACAAACGCTTATGGGCTGTGATTATTATGGGATTAGTGCCGCCAAGCGCGTGAACATGAGGGGTTTTTTTTAGTCACACGTTAGTGTTTTTGCAAGGCGGCTGCGTGCGGGCcaatgcgtgtgcgcgtgcgtgggtGGCACACTTTTTGGGCTACAAGGGAGGCGCGTCCATTGTTTGGTGGCGTCCAATCGGCAGCCCAGTTTGAGCGAAGTGCGCTCGACCAATGGGCGCGTCCGCCGTTCGCCAGGCCCCGCCCACCTGGGTTATAAAAACGCGCGCGGCACTAAGAGAGGGCGGGTACACGCGCTGCTGAGGAGTACCGCTCCGTCTCAAGTGGAAATTGGAAATCTTCATCTCCTCACCCTCGTCTTGCTGCTAATCTGCTCGACGGCCATTCTTGTTTGTTAACCAGACAGACATCAAGACGAAGATGGCGGACAGCAAAGTGGAGAGCGGCGGGGAGCTGAGCGCCAAGGTGagacgcgcacgcgcacgcttGATTAATCAAGATCAGGCTGCAGGACAAgcgcgtgcgcgcgcacacgGTCGCGTGCGCGCGTTCTTTACCTCTTGCAGCATCTCGCAAATGTGTTAAGCATTTGGATTCGACATAAATCCCAAAGATGATGATAaagtgcgcgtgcgcgtgtcaCCGGCGCGTTACGTGGGAATTGAGAGCGGATTTGGCGGTCAGCGTCTCTTAAAGTGAACACGCGCAATAAGAAGACGCGCGACGCTTTCTCTTTCGATTCAAACCGCactttatttgaaaataaagctCATCCAAATGTCGCTTCTGTGCATGAACGGAGGCGTGTATTGGGCTTGGAGGTGTTTTGCTCCCAGAGCTTCTGTCCTCCCCCGCCGCCTCACAGTGGCGGCGGCCTCTGGCAAGGCGATAGGCAGGGAGGAGCCATCGGAGCGAGGGGCCCGGGGGGGCCGGACGCGTCGGTGCCACCACGGAGCTCAACCGAGCCGCGCGTGCTCTCACAACAGGACGCAGCATTCTGTCTGGCGGATAAAGATGTACCGGGAGTGTTTTGGGGGTCGCAAGAGATTTGATTGACGTCTCCTCGGTGGATTTTACCTTTGACTCCACACGGGGGCGCCGTTCGTTGTCACGATGGATTGAGAAGGAGCAAAATAAAGCGGAATTGGGGAGTTTAAAAAATTTCTAATATTGAATAAGAACGTGGTGTGATTACCAGCAATTTCAGAAAATGTCACAACTGTTGTTTACACATTCTAGTGTGAAGAGACTGTTGGTGGCAGGTGATATCTTTCAGCATCCTAAACCCAGTGGGAGGGACTGGAAGCATGTAGCCGATCTGAGCCTCGGCATGGGAGTGGGAGCCCAACCTCTCCCCTAAACAGGAAACCTCCGGTCACCCTCCTAATCCAGGAAGCGAAGCACATGTTTACTTTATGAATGATGTACTGTActtgcatgtgtttgtgtgtgcgcatgcgcaaCAATACATTCAAGTGGATAAAAAGCTGTCGGCGAACACAACTGTTGCGTTCAAGTTCACATGAATGAGTTGAGGGAAATTAATGTTGCGTCCAAGTGTTTGTGGACATCTGAGGTGCGTTCAGGTGTTGGTGACAGAAAAGGCCATCTGAGGCTCGCTaagtgtatatgtgtgtttaTGGCCTTTCAGGAGCTGAAGGAGAAGAAAACGGTGGAGGAGAAGAACGGCGACGAAACCACCGCCAATGGAAAAACTGTGAGAGCGGCTCCTCTTCATCACCATCTTCCTCTCTCAGTGTCACCCTcactgtgcgtgcgtgtgtatgtcaGGATGAGGAGAACGGGGAGCAGGACAATGAGgcggaggacgacgacgacgatgtgggggacgaggaagaggaggatggagAGGGTGCGCAGCAGTATCACATACGCGAACAAAAACGAGTTCATGTCGAAAATGAACTTTCCCAACACTGCGTGTGCATGTCcagatgaggaagaggatgacGAAGACGACGACCTGGTCACACCCACGGGGAAAAGAACAG includes the following:
- the LOC133167125 gene encoding prothymosin alpha-B-like codes for the protein MADSKVESGGELSAKELKEKKTVEEKNGDETTANGKTDEENGEQDNEAEDDDDDVGDEEEEDGEDEEEDDEDDDLVTPTGKRTAEDDADDDEDDEDEVERKKQKTDK